aaaataatatttttcatgaatgatccaaataaaagatccgtctcatagAATACGACCTGTAAAATCGtccaaaatacgacccatgagatcCGTCTCCCAACCAACTTAATATGGTCGGAGCTCATCCCATCTCGTCAAATAGGTATGTTTTTCAACCTGTCCGAATGACTGATCGGGCCTACCCCATGCTGCCAAGTGATGGAGTGCAGATTGGCCTGAGCAGTTGGATCGTTTTGACAACTCTAACatttatcaataaatattcaaaatgtTATCTTGAATTGATATATCGAATCTGGATTTCGAGATATTTTTCAGGAATAATTAGATTTGAGATTGTATTTAGGTGGATGAatcaatttgaaataaaattgtgtttggattgataattttaaatgtgtttttgttttttaaaaatgtgaAACTATAAACTTCATATTCATATATTACAtgtttatgtaatatttttattttgattatgaaaaatttcaaattcatcggATAATGAgatcatttgaaattcattatacTTTGTGGTAGTAATGTATAAATAAGTAATGCGAacatttaaattttgatttattatttaattgtaaacaATAAACTATGATCAAACTTCATCGATCAAAACAGAAAATTATAGATTTTACATCTATAATAACAAATCATTTGTATATTTGAGCAAATCTAAATTAGCAGCGTATTTCAAATTCTAAatagttaatttttttaatcattgtGACGAcgatttcaaattcatctcaaattttGTTCCAAATCCTCTCTTACGATACCGTATCAAATCCAAACATTTCAATCAAAGTGGATTTCAAAATCGATCTATATCCTATGACAAAAACTCaagtgagacggtctcacatgtcgtattttgtaagatggatgtcttatttggatcatcaatgaaaaaatattaatttttatgctaagagtattactttttattatgaatatgagtagggttgaccccgtctcacggataaaagttatcacaagagacctactcatatcctattatataatttcttatttttttctatgatTTTTAAGAAATCAAATCAATCTCAACATTGAGTTATTTATAATCATATCCTCAAATTCTTCATGAAATCCAAATGTAATTCTAATAAAATCAGTAAAATCATATGATTAAAACGTCGGATTAAAAGCAAATCCACCCACGTGATGAGTAATTACATCACAAGATTCCTCGCAAATCACCCAACCCCATGCGAAATTCCAATTAAACCCCGCCATTATcacacaaacgaagctccagcGAGGGCCAAACAGTAGTTTACTACTAACCGGCACGTCTGAGCATCCAAAAAACAATGTTCAGATTCCCGCTGTTTTTGCATGCCCCATTTTCAAACATTCGAATTCCCTCCCCCAAATCGGCAAATTATCGCAATCGTATTTCACTTACAAACCCTTGATTCATCCGATTGCCGCCACTGCAATGGAACCCTTTTTAACGGTCTCCAAGCACACGCAGTGATACGCTTTGTTGTGTGTGTTTTGGTCGTATGTACATCTGTGTTGTTGCTTACAGATCGATATACTTGTTTGAAGAGATTCATATGGCTTTACCTGAGTTCCATGCAGCGGCAGCCATGGATTCTGGATCTAAAGATGTTCCATATTGCCGCAAACAGAAATCTCTGGGTCTCTTGTGCGCCAAGTAATTTTTTTGTCTTCCGTTTTAAATGAAGGACCCATTCTTCCCACTTCTTtcaatttgtgtgtgtgtgtgtgtgtgcgtgtgttgcTGAAACTTCAAGTTCATAATTTTGTGCACGAGGTGTAGTTTGGAAAATTTGTGGGttgattttgttttttgtttttttcagtTTCCTGAGCTTGTATGATAGAGATGGTGTCGAAACAATTGGGCTCGACGATGCAGCTTCACGACTTGGTATGGATCGGCAATGCACCCCTTGAAATTTAATCGAGTCTGATTTTAATGAGCTTTTCAATAAAAACATTGATTGGTAATCTGGATCTGGGATTTCCTTCAATTTTGTTGCAGGGGTGGAAAGGCGACGAATTTATGACATCGTGAACGTTCTGGAAAGCATTGGCGTAAGAAGTTTAAAATCTGAACCTCTTCACAATTTAATGAATATTCTGGAGTTTACATGGGATTTTAATCTAGACCTGGAAATTAGGATTCTGCATTTCTGTATCTCAGATCCTTGCTCGGAAGGCCAAGAATCGCTATACATGGAAAGGGTTCGGGGCAATCCCTAAGGCTCTGGAAGACCTAAAAGTAAATAGCATTTTTTCTCACCGATTTTGTCGTTTTCCATGAGGCTTGGCTGAATTTGTAGATTTTATATGTTCAAGATCTTTTGATCTTTTCCTCCCTGCAGAAAGAGGGCTTAAAGGAGAATGGCTCTGCAGTTGAAACAAGCTGCTCTGAGAAAGTATGCTCCTATCTAAAGATTTATTTGCCTATTTCTTGATTGAAAGTTTTAATTTGGATGATTCTCGTTATGTTGTCGTGCACAGATCCAACTGAAATGaaagtttttctttcttttatatACATATTAAATTCACACCGTGATGTTTTCTCACCACTAAATCTTGGGTGTCATCAGATTGCAGGATTATTTATCATGACATTATTCTTTTCCTTAGACTTCAGATGATGAAGAAGACGAGATGTGCTCAGATATGAACAACTCAAGTCAAACTGATAAATCAGACGCTAATTCTGTTCCTAAATGTTCTCTGTCAAACAGATCTGGTAATTAATCTTGGCCATTTACTCCTCATTGTTTGTTTGACGTGGATTGTGACTGATTCCTTTTCTTTGACATTGCAAGTGTTGAGTCATTGATTTATTTTCCATATTTAGGTGAAAATAGAAAAGAGAAGTCTCTTGGGCTTTTGACTCAGAATTTTGTTAAGCTTTTTCTTTGCACTGATGTAAGATAATGTTCAAATTATTTGCAATTGTGGCTTATTCTATTTGTAATCTATACAGTTTTATAATGTTAAGATTATCGTTCAGATGGATATGATTTCTCTTGATGATGCTGCAAAGCTACTGCTTGGGGATGGAAGCCGTAATTCAATGACTACAAGAAGTAGCGTACCTTCACTTTTGTTACGTTATTTCAGAAATAAAATATGTACGACTCCTTTGGTTAATGTTTACTTTTTGCAACTCTGCAGCAAAGGTTAGAAGGCTGTATGATATAGCTAATGTTCTATCTTCCATGAATTTTATTGAGAAGGTGAGACATCTTATTGAGTGATAAGAGTATATAACCAAAACTGTTGTCAAGAACTTCCATATTTTATTCTCATCAATAAACTTTTGCATGAACAagcttaaaaaattaaaatgtacGCAACTTTAGCGCTTATCTGTCTCTTGAATGATTTTCAGACGCATCATCCCGAAACAAGGAAACCTGCTTTCATATGGTTGGGGCTGAATGGAAAACCTGATAAACGAAATGTGGATTCCTTGGTTTTGAGTGAGTCCAAAAACAGGTTTTTTGGAACTGACCTTACTAATGCTACTGTAAAGAGGTTCAAGGTGGATGGGGATGCATCCCATTTCCTCAAACCACATATACCAATTCAAATTAAACAAGAGAATGTCGATAATGAGGTTGAAAAGACAAAGACAGGAGGCAAGAGTTACCAGTTTGGTCCTTTTGCTCCTGCAAATGTACACAAGGACGGAGCTTCTCAAGATGAAAAGGAAAAACAGATCATAGATTGGGAAAGTCTTGCCTCGACTTATCGGCCTCAGTATCATAATCAAGGTACTTTACTCAATTTATTTCAGTCACATTAGAAGAGCTATCTACTTATTATTTGTTTAGTCCAGTGGTTAAAATTACACCAACCATTTCTTGTCTATTAATCAATTATACATGTGGGAAAGAAGAAAAACCTTCCATTCTTTAACCACACTTAATAAATGGAGACTCCTCATTAAGTTGCATTATTCAATTTATTCAGTATGTGGTTTCAAAACAGAAGAATTCAGTGCACGCACATATACACCACTACTCTTAAAATCATGCCCAATAATTTTCACTGATATTGTCCCAAATTTTGCTTACCAGAAACTCGTTTGATGGTTGTTTTCTCAGCTTTGAAAGACCTGTTCTCGCACTATGTTGAAGCATGGAAATCATGGTACTCTGAAGTTGCTGGCAAGAACCATATACAACTGAAGTCCTAACACCCTAGTTTCTATTCAAATAGCAGTGGTACACCTCACTTTCTAAGAACGGAGGTACATCTGTTGACTTAGAGTAAATGGCTCCTGATGAA
This window of the Primulina tabacum isolate GXHZ01 chromosome 12, ASM2559414v2, whole genome shotgun sequence genome carries:
- the LOC142520456 gene encoding E2F transcription factor-like E2FE: MYICVVAYRSIYLFEEIHMALPEFHAAAAMDSGSKDVPYCRKQKSLGLLCANFLSLYDRDGVETIGLDDAASRLGVERRRIYDIVNVLESIGILARKAKNRYTWKGFGAIPKALEDLKKEGLKENGSAVETSCSEKTSDDEEDEMCSDMNNSSQTDKSDANSVPKCSLSNRSGENRKEKSLGLLTQNFVKLFLCTDMDMISLDDAAKLLLGDGSRNSMTTRTKVRRLYDIANVLSSMNFIEKTHHPETRKPAFIWLGLNGKPDKRNVDSLVLSESKNRFFGTDLTNATVKRFKVDGDASHFLKPHIPIQIKQENVDNEVEKTKTGGKSYQFGPFAPANVHKDGASQDEKEKQIIDWESLASTYRPQYHNQALKDLFSHYVEAWKSWYSEVAGKNHIQLKS